The following are from one region of the Littorina saxatilis isolate snail1 linkage group LG4, US_GU_Lsax_2.0, whole genome shotgun sequence genome:
- the LOC138965611 gene encoding uncharacterized protein has protein sequence MVGLLLVLLYFGNILHQCGDIELNPGPNPRRGASATSATSSADGEPSLRDVMDLLADIKGDIKEMKNGFANLQEEVREVREEVSEVWRMNNELKSENDVLKTKVERLEAKTDDLECRSKRNNVMFYGLPREENEKWEDCEATVRELIVDKLELAGDIQFDRVHRVSAKPDSPVIARCCFYKDKELILKAKRKLKGSDIFIGEDFSQRVRDIRKKLTPHLKAAQKDGKKATMIYDHLVINGKKCVVDKDDRLHERK, from the coding sequence ATGGTAGGTTTGTTACTGGTCCTGTTGTACTTCGGAAACATTCTGCACCAATGTGGAGACATCGAGCTCAACCCTGGACCTAACCCTAGACGTGGTGCATCTGCTACTTCTGCCACGTCATCTGCTGACGGCGAACCTAGTCTGAGAGATGTTATGGATCTGCTGGCTGACATAAAAGGTGACATAAAGGAAATGAAAAATGGCTTTGCAAATCTGCAAGAAGAGGTGCGGGAAGTGAGAGAAGAAGTATCGGAAGTGTGGCGAATGAACAATGAGCTGAAAAGTGAGAACGATGTCTTGAAAACGAAAGTGGAGCGTTTAGAGGCAAAGACCGATGATCTGGAATGTAGGTccaaaagaaacaatgtgatGTTTTACGGACTGCCGAGGGAGGAAAACGAAAAATGGGAAGACTGTGAAGCTACGGTGAGAGAGCTCATTGTCGACAAGCTTGAGTTGGCAGGAGATATCCAGTTTGACCGCGTGCACCGGGTCAGTGCAAAACCAGACTCGCCAGTCATCGCTAGATGTTGCTTCTACAAAGACAAGGAGCTGATTCTTAAAGCAAAACGAAAGCTCAAAGGTAGCGACATCTTCATTGGTGAAGATTTCTCTCAACGTGTGAGAGACATCAGGAAGAAGCTCACTCCACATCTGAAGGCGGCTCAGAAAGATGGCAAGAAGGCGACAATGATATACGACCACCTAGTCATCAATGGGAAAAAATGTGTGGTTGATAAAGACGATCGCCTGCATGAACGGAAATAA